A stretch of the Bradyrhizobium arachidis genome encodes the following:
- a CDS encoding amino acid ABC transporter ATP-binding protein, with translation MQDNILIEMKGVQKWYGGYQALRDVNLTVRKGEKIVLCGPSGSGKSTLIRCINRLEPIQQGSIVVNGHRLDDSIKAIDVVRQDVGMVFQSFNLFPHMTVLQNCMLAPIRARRISKTDAEATARKYLERVRIGDQAEKYPAQLSGGQQQRVAIARALCMQPKVMLFDEPTSALDPEMVKEVLDTMIGLANDGMTMICVTHEMGFARQVADRVIFMAEGQIIEEGAPDAFFRNPQHARTKQFLGEILAHH, from the coding sequence ATGCAGGACAATATCCTGATCGAAATGAAGGGCGTGCAGAAGTGGTACGGCGGGTACCAAGCCCTCCGTGACGTCAATCTCACTGTGCGCAAGGGTGAGAAGATCGTGCTCTGCGGCCCGTCCGGCTCAGGCAAGTCGACACTGATCCGCTGTATCAACCGCCTCGAGCCGATCCAGCAGGGCAGTATCGTAGTGAACGGCCACCGGCTGGACGACAGCATCAAGGCTATCGATGTCGTACGTCAGGACGTCGGCATGGTCTTTCAGAGCTTCAATCTCTTTCCGCATATGACGGTCTTACAGAACTGCATGCTCGCGCCCATTCGCGCGCGCCGCATCAGCAAGACCGACGCGGAAGCGACCGCGCGAAAATACCTCGAGCGCGTGCGCATCGGTGACCAGGCCGAGAAGTATCCGGCTCAGCTTTCGGGCGGCCAGCAACAGCGCGTCGCGATCGCGCGCGCGCTCTGCATGCAGCCCAAGGTGATGCTGTTTGACGAACCGACCTCGGCTCTCGACCCCGAGATGGTCAAGGAGGTGCTCGATACGATGATCGGCCTCGCCAACGACGGCATGACCATGATTTGCGTCACCCATGAGATGGGCTTTGCACGCCAGGTTGCCGATCGCGTCATCTTCATGGCCGAAGGCCAGATCATCGAAGAGGGCGCGCCCGACGCTTTCTTTCGCAATCCACAGCACGCCCGCACCAAGCAGTTCCTTGGCGAGATCCTTGCCCATCACTGA
- a CDS encoding glyoxylate/hydroxypyruvate reductase A → MAFLFNSDAARAAVFRQVFARELPDLEFHHCSESFDPEKIRYLLTWNAPDDLSGFCNLEVLFSIGAGVDQFKPETIPDHVKLMRMVEDGIVRMMQEYVVLGVLTLHREMLAYREQQRKGVWQALATFQAPDRRVGFLGLGMLAQAALDRLKPFRFPLAAWSRSKKVIDGVTCFHGADQLGSFLQGTDVLVCLLPLTEQTSGILNAKLFSLLPAGARLLHVGRGPQLDQNALIEALDGGHLAAAMLDVTDPEPLPESHPLWSHRKVIITPHIASVTQPHTAAQSVIENIRRHRAGRNPIGLVDRTLGY, encoded by the coding sequence ATGGCGTTTTTGTTCAATTCCGATGCTGCGAGGGCGGCAGTCTTCCGCCAGGTCTTTGCGCGCGAGCTCCCCGATCTGGAATTCCATCATTGCAGCGAGAGTTTTGACCCGGAAAAGATACGGTACCTGCTCACCTGGAACGCGCCCGACGATCTCTCGGGTTTTTGCAATCTGGAGGTGCTCTTTTCCATCGGGGCTGGGGTCGACCAGTTCAAGCCGGAGACCATACCCGACCACGTGAAGCTCATGCGCATGGTTGAGGATGGCATCGTGCGCATGATGCAGGAATACGTCGTCCTCGGGGTGCTGACGCTGCATCGTGAGATGCTGGCCTATCGGGAGCAGCAGAGAAAGGGCGTTTGGCAAGCGCTGGCAACGTTCCAGGCGCCTGATCGGCGTGTTGGTTTCCTCGGCCTTGGCATGCTGGCGCAAGCCGCGCTCGACCGCTTGAAACCGTTTCGATTTCCTCTTGCCGCGTGGAGCCGAAGCAAGAAGGTGATCGATGGTGTCACCTGCTTCCATGGCGCAGATCAGCTTGGCAGTTTCCTGCAAGGAACGGATGTCCTCGTCTGTCTTCTTCCACTGACGGAGCAAACAAGCGGCATCCTGAACGCGAAGCTTTTCTCACTTTTGCCAGCGGGAGCGAGGCTGCTGCATGTCGGCCGCGGCCCGCAGCTTGACCAGAATGCACTCATCGAGGCGCTGGACGGCGGACACCTGGCAGCGGCCATGCTTGACGTCACCGATCCCGAGCCGCTGCCGGAAAGCCATCCACTCTGGTCCCATCGGAAGGTGATCATCACGCCGCATATCGCGTCCGTGACGCAACCGCATACGGCAGCACAATCGGTCATAGAGAACATCCGGCGCCACCGCGCTGGACGAAATCCGATCGGCCTCGTCGATCGAACACTCGGCTACTAA
- a CDS encoding shikimate dehydrogenase, with the protein MHPKSSFLVGLIGNGIAASRTPPMHEAAADAAGIRYLYKKIDLTELKLGVEALPELLTAARRMGFDGLNVTHPCKQAILPLLDKLSPDAEALGAVNTVVIRDGRMTGHNTDWFGFAENFRRNMQGAPLGRVVQFGAGGAGAAVAFALMKLGVQDLTIIDVDVAKAQSVVDSLSPRFAETRVKVGQDAAAAVATAQGIVNATPIGMDRYPGTPLPTALLRPDLWVAEIVYFPLETALLRAARALGCRTVDGGGMAIFQGTEAFRLFTGISPDPDVFFATFASLGG; encoded by the coding sequence ATGCATCCGAAGTCCAGCTTTCTCGTCGGCCTGATCGGCAACGGCATCGCTGCGTCGCGCACGCCGCCCATGCACGAAGCAGCCGCTGACGCCGCCGGCATCCGCTATCTCTACAAGAAGATCGATCTGACGGAGCTGAAGCTCGGTGTGGAGGCGTTGCCGGAATTGCTGACGGCAGCAAGGCGGATGGGCTTCGATGGGTTGAACGTGACCCATCCCTGCAAGCAGGCGATCCTGCCCCTCTTGGACAAGCTTTCGCCTGACGCGGAGGCGCTTGGCGCCGTGAACACCGTGGTCATCAGGGACGGTCGAATGACCGGCCACAACACCGATTGGTTCGGCTTCGCCGAGAACTTTCGCCGCAACATGCAAGGTGCCCCGCTCGGTCGCGTCGTCCAATTCGGGGCGGGCGGCGCAGGTGCGGCGGTCGCTTTCGCACTCATGAAGCTCGGCGTGCAGGACTTGACGATTATTGACGTCGATGTGGCCAAGGCACAGAGCGTGGTCGATAGTTTGTCGCCTCGGTTCGCAGAGACACGTGTGAAGGTCGGCCAGGACGCGGCCGCGGCCGTGGCTACCGCCCAGGGAATCGTAAACGCGACACCGATCGGCATGGACAGATATCCAGGCACGCCGCTGCCGACAGCCTTGCTGCGTCCCGATCTGTGGGTCGCCGAGATCGTCTACTTCCCGCTCGAAACCGCGCTGCTGCGCGCGGCACGTGCCCTCGGCTGCCGCACCGTCGATGGCGGCGGCATGGCGATCTTCCAGGGCACCGAAGCGTTCCGCCTGTTCACGGGCATCTCACCTGATCCGGACGTCTTCTTCGCCACTTTTGCATCCCTGGGAGGGTGA
- a CDS encoding GNAT family N-acetyltransferase, whose protein sequence is MGRTVRVKSFELAAKDINDVDVTLLHALSTGVGWPHRPKDWDFLRRAGHGIVAVDGIGRVFGSAMWFPYGHEFATIGLVITSPRTQAQGTGRWLMDQVFERCGDRNLTLNSTHAAYHLYLSLGFTKEATVYLWQGEVVSPPSPVPALAGELSSLSTANIGEIAALDERAFGANRQKLLTLLSEGASIYVLRRGGQTVGYSMKREFGRGHVIGPIVASNDCDAIHLTAVHLKTLAGKFARVDTREQTGLFADFLQQSRLGMNDTVTTMSKGRRFLNRKENEPWMYGLAGHALS, encoded by the coding sequence ATGGGACGAACGGTACGCGTGAAGTCCTTTGAACTGGCAGCGAAAGACATCAACGACGTTGATGTGACGCTTCTCCACGCACTCTCGACCGGGGTCGGCTGGCCGCATCGCCCCAAAGATTGGGATTTCTTGCGCCGCGCCGGCCACGGCATCGTTGCCGTGGATGGCATAGGGCGCGTCTTCGGCAGCGCGATGTGGTTCCCTTATGGCCACGAATTCGCGACGATTGGCCTGGTGATCACATCGCCCCGAACCCAGGCACAAGGTACTGGCCGCTGGCTAATGGACCAGGTTTTCGAGCGCTGTGGCGATCGGAATTTGACCCTCAACTCAACTCATGCCGCCTATCATCTGTATCTGTCGCTGGGGTTCACGAAGGAAGCCACCGTTTATCTGTGGCAAGGAGAGGTCGTCTCACCACCTTCGCCGGTGCCGGCTCTGGCCGGTGAATTGAGCTCGCTGTCCACTGCGAACATTGGAGAGATCGCGGCACTGGATGAACGCGCGTTCGGTGCTAACCGGCAGAAGCTGCTCACATTGCTTTCTGAAGGTGCGTCAATCTACGTCCTGCGCCGCGGCGGGCAGACCGTTGGTTACTCCATGAAGCGCGAATTCGGACGCGGTCATGTGATCGGCCCCATCGTCGCCAGCAATGATTGTGACGCGATCCATCTTACGGCCGTGCATCTCAAGACTCTCGCCGGAAAGTTCGCCCGCGTTGATACGCGGGAGCAGACCGGTCTGTTTGCGGATTTTCTTCAACAGAGCCGCCTCGGGATGAACGACACAGTCACGACGATGTCCAAGGGACGGCGATTCCTGAACCGAAAGGAAAACGAGCCGTGGATGTACGGACTGGCCGGCCACGCATTGAGCTGA
- the aroQ gene encoding type II 3-dehydroquinate dehydratase, translating into MNRIVYVLNGPNLNLLGKRQPHIYGFETLADVERDCRALGKELGLEIRFHQSNREYELIDWIHEAREMAAGIVMNPAAFTHTSVAILDALNTFEGTVIEVHISNVHKREEFRHHSFVSKRADGVIAGFGTQGYLLGLRRVAKLLDEKET; encoded by the coding sequence GTGAATCGTATTGTCTACGTCCTCAACGGCCCAAATCTCAATTTGCTCGGCAAGCGCCAGCCCCACATCTACGGTTTCGAGACGCTTGCAGATGTGGAGCGGGACTGTCGAGCGCTAGGCAAGGAGCTTGGCCTGGAGATTCGCTTCCACCAATCCAACAGAGAATACGAACTGATCGACTGGATCCACGAGGCACGTGAGATGGCTGCCGGTATCGTGATGAATCCCGCCGCTTTCACCCATACGTCGGTCGCCATCCTGGATGCCTTGAATACGTTCGAGGGGACGGTGATCGAGGTGCACATTTCCAACGTGCACAAGCGCGAGGAATTCCGCCACCACTCGTTTGTCTCCAAACGGGCTGATGGGGTCATCGCAGGTTTTGGCACTCAGGGTTATCTGCTCGGCTTGCGTCGCGTGGCAAAGCTTCTTGACGAGAAAGAGACATAG
- a CDS encoding amino acid ABC transporter permease, translated as MGYTLDFSVVWHAMPALLWGCVGTLGLALAGMTFAMVIGVAGVAARDSKAAWLRALVIGFVEIVRNTPFLVQIFFLFFALPLIGLKLNPTATAIIALGVNGGAYAIEIIRGGVQSIHKGQVEAGYALGLHKGQVFRFIVLKPALRAIYPSLTGQFIMLTLTSSICSAVSAYELTSVAQRIESDTFRSFEVYFSVTFLYLAISWLLMLGFAVISHRFFSYPTR; from the coding sequence ATGGGCTACACGCTCGATTTCTCGGTGGTTTGGCATGCGATGCCCGCGCTGCTGTGGGGGTGCGTGGGTACGCTGGGCCTGGCGCTTGCCGGTATGACGTTCGCGATGGTGATCGGTGTCGCCGGCGTCGCGGCACGCGATTCGAAGGCGGCCTGGTTACGTGCTCTCGTGATCGGCTTCGTCGAGATCGTGCGCAATACGCCTTTCCTGGTGCAGATCTTCTTTCTGTTCTTCGCCCTTCCGCTCATCGGCTTGAAGCTCAATCCGACAGCCACCGCCATCATCGCGCTCGGCGTCAATGGCGGTGCCTACGCCATCGAGATCATCCGCGGCGGGGTGCAGTCCATTCACAAGGGGCAGGTAGAGGCCGGCTACGCGCTCGGCCTGCACAAGGGGCAGGTGTTCCGGTTCATCGTGCTCAAGCCCGCGCTGCGCGCGATCTACCCCTCGCTCACGGGCCAGTTCATTATGCTGACGCTGACCTCGTCGATCTGCTCGGCGGTATCGGCTTACGAATTGACGTCGGTCGCGCAGCGCATCGAAAGCGACACGTTTCGCAGCTTCGAGGTCTATTTCTCCGTCACCTTCCTCTATCTCGCGATCTCCTGGCTGCTGATGCTGGGCTTCGCGGTCATCTCTCATCGCTTCTTCTCATATCCGACACGCTGA
- a CDS encoding transporter substrate-binding domain-containing protein: protein MLFSPNRRQLKVALLALAAIAIAGKSQAGTLEDVKKKGVVVIGIQGDNPPWGYLDSSGKQDGIDADMGRAFAEYLGVKAEFVPLAVANRIPALTTGRVDILFATMAMLPERAKAVQYSKPYVANEITLVAAQATPINSNADMGKFVIGVPRSSTQDTQVTNNAPSGTEIRRFDDDAATIQALLSGQVQAVGANLFYPQRLNAAKPELGFEPKLHFTALYNGACTRLGEKEWNETANKFIDEIKSNGKLVAFYAKWMKVPVPVFPASIPGVPFTVQ, encoded by the coding sequence ATGTTGTTTTCACCCAACCGTCGCCAGCTCAAGGTCGCACTGCTGGCATTGGCGGCCATCGCCATCGCAGGCAAATCGCAGGCCGGCACTCTGGAAGACGTGAAGAAGAAGGGCGTCGTCGTCATCGGCATTCAGGGCGACAATCCTCCCTGGGGCTATCTCGATAGCTCGGGAAAGCAGGATGGCATCGACGCCGACATGGGCCGCGCCTTCGCTGAATATCTCGGCGTGAAAGCCGAGTTCGTTCCGCTGGCGGTGGCCAATCGTATTCCAGCGCTGACCACAGGCCGCGTCGACATTCTGTTCGCAACCATGGCCATGCTGCCCGAGCGCGCCAAGGCGGTGCAGTATTCCAAGCCGTATGTTGCCAATGAGATCACGCTTGTCGCCGCCCAGGCGACGCCGATCAACAGCAATGCCGATATGGGCAAATTCGTCATCGGCGTTCCGCGGTCTTCCACGCAGGATACCCAGGTCACCAACAACGCCCCGTCCGGGACCGAGATCCGCAGATTCGACGATGACGCCGCCACCATCCAGGCGCTGCTCTCTGGCCAAGTCCAGGCAGTCGGTGCGAACCTGTTTTATCCGCAGCGCCTCAACGCTGCAAAGCCGGAACTCGGGTTCGAGCCCAAGCTTCACTTCACCGCCCTTTACAACGGCGCTTGCACACGACTGGGCGAGAAGGAGTGGAATGAGACGGCCAACAAGTTCATCGACGAGATCAAGTCGAACGGCAAGTTGGTCGCTTTCTACGCCAAATGGATGAAGGTCCCGGTCCCGGTCTTCCCCGCCTCGATCCCCGGCGTTCCCTTCACCGTTCAATAG
- a CDS encoding amino acid ABC transporter permease, with the protein MTPHFGLPEFGFLLRGLQWTVLLTLVAFVGGCTAGLAVALLRTCGHKGVEWITRIYIGIFQGTPLLLQLFVVYYGLALTGLKLDAFVAVAIGFTVNASAFLGEIWRGSIQAVPRGQTEAAMALGLHYSSRMRDIVLPQAIRISLPATIGYLVQLIKGTSLAAIVGFIELARAGQIVSNQTFQPLLVFGVVGAMYFILCWPLSWWGSRMEARLALASQR; encoded by the coding sequence ATGACACCGCATTTTGGTCTTCCCGAGTTTGGCTTCCTGTTGCGGGGGCTGCAATGGACGGTGCTGCTGACGCTGGTCGCGTTTGTAGGCGGCTGCACGGCGGGTCTGGCCGTCGCATTGCTGCGCACCTGCGGCCACAAGGGCGTGGAATGGATCACCCGCATCTACATCGGGATATTCCAGGGCACGCCGCTGCTGCTGCAGCTTTTCGTCGTGTATTACGGATTGGCCCTGACCGGGCTGAAGCTCGACGCCTTCGTCGCAGTGGCGATCGGTTTCACCGTGAATGCCTCCGCCTTCCTTGGTGAGATCTGGCGCGGCTCCATCCAGGCCGTGCCGCGCGGGCAGACCGAGGCGGCGATGGCGCTTGGACTGCACTATTCGTCCCGCATGCGCGACATCGTGCTGCCGCAGGCGATCCGCATCTCGCTGCCCGCGACCATTGGCTATCTCGTGCAGCTCATCAAGGGCACTTCGCTCGCCGCCATCGTCGGCTTCATCGAACTCGCCCGCGCCGGTCAAATCGTATCGAACCAGACCTTCCAGCCGTTGCTCGTCTTCGGCGTGGTCGGCGCGATGTATTTCATCCTCTGCTGGCCACTGTCGTGGTGGGGCAGCCGGATGGAGGCCAGGCTCGCCCTGGCCAGTCAAAGGTAG